The segment cgtggtgcagcgcagcggcagaTGTTCAGACAAGATGGCCATCGCTGCCGCTGCacgagaggtttccacccaacgggtccacggcacGTTCTGGCcaacgcgatggccgcccggggccgaggtgagtggctccctctcccctttcctctcccgtcacggccccgggggacctCCCCGtccagcaacgggtccacggatcgtcagtagGGGGGTAactgggcctgcaggagaggtttgcacccaacgggggttgccgctcccacaggagaggtttacacccaacgggtccgcgcccgTCTAGTAGTTTAATAGATTTATGATTGATTTGATCTGAtctgattcattgattgattaaTCTGATGTTTAGAGATATTGTAAAAAATATTCAAAGTAAATCAAATAATAATTGATCATTTTGAAAATATTATAATACATATTCTTAAAACCTTACCATTAAAGGAAATGGGCATAACATTAAATATTTTTCTGTGTGTTTCATATCCAAAACCCTGCAATCCTAATAAAATTAATGGAGTCTTGAATCCACCGTCACACAATCTGAGAAGCAACGACCTGAGTAACAATCACACCTGGTCACGTTTACTACACAGTTGTAAATGTACTTTATTGGTGTGTTATTCCTGTAGCATTGGCACACAACAGGGTTCATTCTTTGTGACTTGTTCTGATTTTACTGTCCTATGTTGCTTTGTTTTTTTGTATTTGTATTTCAGTAATGTGAGTGTTGCCCACCCTCCCTCATTGCCTTTGAGGAGATGGGAATGTTTTGAGCTGCTGAAGGTTCTCCCATTGAAAGCTGGCATCCTGGGAACATGGAGATGGATCTGAACAGTTAAAAGCCTGGTCTTTTTGTCCACATTCCGGGTCTCACCATTGTTAAGGATGGGGTGTTTAAACCACCACCTCCTGTTAGCCCTTTAAGTGACAAGCACCATTCCAAGCTAGACTTAGTAATCTTTACTAGCCTGCTTTGACTTGATCCCTCAGTTGTGGGATTGTGTGGCTGGTCTTTCAGTCATTATTTTTGCTACTTTGATACAGGGCGTGTGTGGTGAGGTTTCAGTGGAGTGGGCGGCGCTAATTCTTTTGGGTTTGCCTGGCGTGAACTGTTTTATATGTCTATTCATGCTCATCCACTCAGGCTGTCACAGAACCTTTCTAACATTTACTTTATTTTCCTTCTCATTAACATCTCCCTTTCAACCCCACTTTTTTTGTGCATTTGCCTATGTAATATGTTCCTAATTTACTTCAATCTTCCAGCTGATACTTTATGTCTCTGTTCATCTTTGCATTGTCATCGATCATGCTCTGCCCATGTACTCTTGTCAACTTCATTATCAGTCTGAGCTGGATGAGTGATACAGGCTAATATTCACTGTCAGTTTGAGCTCAGCAGTGTTAAACTATGATAGTCCTCGGCCAGAATTGCCAACGACTGCGAACATCCCAGAATGCAAAGGTAACATCAGGTTTCTATTCTGACATTAAATGTTTTCTCCAATTGACTTCCTTTCAACGCAGCCTTTAAATGACAACTATTTTAAACCTATTTTCCAAAAATGCTGACCCATCTGAAACTGTCCTTCTCAGGAACAAAGTTGAGTATTTGTTGGTCTTTATTTGAACTCATCTTGGTGCGTTTCCCATCTTTTAATTTTGCCGATCAGATTTCCGTGCTTCTCACAACACTAACTTAAATGGTCTATTGGAAGTGGTCTATTATTTTTTAGTTCTCCACGCTCTGGTGATTTTAGGTAGGTGGTGCGCTGCATTCTCCTCTCAGGCCACTGTCGTCATGGACACTCCCCATGTAAGCTCTTGTTTACCTACAAACCTCCCCCTGACCAGACCATTCAGAAAGGAGGCCTCTGTCGTCATGGACACTCCTGCTTTACACATTAATCACTTGATTGTAGCTAGTGTATTTCTCACGAGCAGTTTGATCTCAGGAGTTACCTACAAACCTCCCCCCTGACCAGACCATTCAGAAAGGAGGCCTGTGTCAGGGCCCAGGCACCTAATTTAGTCTCTCAACTAGTTCCTAGGGATCCATTTCTGGCTCAATGTTTTCTGACTCCAATTATAGACGATGTGGGAAATGGAGAAACTGCTCTTCGCACCTGCATGATTACACTCGTCTTTGACAGCTGGCCAAGCAGGGTTGTGGTTTACCAGATTTTAGTTCTTTGGAGGAGAAGCGGAATGCAAATATTTAGGGAATACTTCAGTGTTTATTTTCTTGCCAACGTTGTTGTAATCTAATCCCAGAGGGATAGATCACCTTTATCTCTTGCCGACTAAAATATCACGTTTATAAATTGGATGCCATGAGACCAATAATTAGTTATTTGATTCATGCTGGTAAAGGTTGAAGTGGATTTTATACATTTGCTGACAACCACATGGCATGTGCACTGCCAGAATTGAAAAGAACAGTTTCCATTTTTATAAAATAAATTTCACATCGCTGTATCCACAAGAATAAACAGCCACAGATTGTGTGAATAGTCTTTGTGAGACTTACCCAATTACCTGGCACTTCCTGCAGTCTAAACACAACTGTTTAAAAGCAAGTTAATTCTTATCTTAACTTTGAAGTTCAGACTGTTTGATGGATGGTACTTTGGACATTTTTCAACTTTATTTTGCTACTTCTCGTGACAAAAAAAGCTATAAATATAACATGCCGGAACATTCAGCCACCATGAAATAGCGGTTAGAATTATTAAAAATAGCATTGGTTTAACATTTAATCTCAAAAAGTGCTCAGGAAGTTTGCAAAATGATTCAAATTGTCTGTGAAAATATTCTTTTAAGTcctgtttcattttattttttttccccagtaAGTAATTTGGCTCTCGTAAAGCCTGAAAAAGCCAAGTCGGTGGAGAATTATTTGATACAGATGGCAAAATTTGGGCAGCTTGGTGGAAAAGTAAGACAGTCAATCTGAATATAACTCGAGTTCCTTTTGAAGTTGAATTCTGGGTCAGAAATATTTTCATGTACTCAGTTGTTGCAAAAACAAAGTACCAGGAGAATGTTTTTCTAGCTCACTGGTTTAATTGTAATGGTTTGGGAGTTTGTCATTTATTTTATGAGTATAATACTGTTTCCTCCTTATGGCCCTATACCCACACTTTCATATGTGGTAGGGTGTAGTCTACAGGCCCTCCCAGTTACATTTATACCGATGTCCAGAAATTGGGAAATACGCATCAGTCTACAGTAACCATACCTCGACATGTTGTGATGACCGATGTTGTTGAGGGCCAGTTAACATGAACATGTATTTAGCATCTTTCCCAGACTTGTTACCATGCTTACGTTGAATTCAATGGGCCTGGAGTATCAGCccagtggattttctccgggagtcccggtttcctcccacattccaaagacatacaggtttgtaggctaattggcttaataaaattgtaaattgtccctggtatgtgtaggatagtgcacggggatcgctggttgacatggactcggtgggccgaagggcctgtttccatactgtatatctaaactgaactaaacaactgCCTGAAGTGGCCTCTCATGGTGAAACTGACAGCCTGTGTTCTTAACAGACAATGGTCtctgattgtgtaggaaggaactgcagatgctggtttacactgaagatcgacataaaatgctggagtaactctgggccagatagcatctctggagcaaaggaataggtgatgtttcgagttgagaccaacCTTTTGTGCCTATCAATGGTCTCTGATTACTGGTTCCAGCTGAACAGTTGTTTGACTTTAATATTTATAGGAGCTGGTTCGTAGAGCGAGGGGAGGGGTTCATAAGTCATGGCAAGCCGACACAATCTGATAGATAGGGCCTAATCCAAGGGATAAGAATTATAACTTGACAATTAAAGAACTAGTTCCCAGTGCAGCCTGGAAATGACTTAATTCAATATGTTTGAGTGGTGAAAACTAACCTAGAAATACTTTAAAACATTGAATCTTTAAGTAACAAAATCCACGGCGAGGTTGTTTCGGTTGCATGTGCCTCATTTCACAACTGGTATTTGACCGAAAATGCAATTCAGATGACAACTCTAGTTTTCCTTGCCAGTCTTGGAAAGTATGAGATGTAAGGAAGGCTATAGAAGAGGAATGGAGGAGAATTAACACTTGGTTGAAATATTTTAAGTAGATATAGAAGACCAATTGATGCTTTTTAAAGTGTatcactttaattttttttaaatgataacaCTGGCCTGCAGATACAGAAATGAACTCAACCCCGGTACAAATCTCAtctatatttttattatttttagatTACTGAATCAGGATTGATTGAAATCCTTGAGAAAGTCAACCAACAGATGGGAAAGCGAACAATGGTCAAGGTAATTGCATATTGCTGGTATTTAGTTTAACAATCCAATGATTCATTTTCCAAAGTGACAAAGTCTTGCTGCTTTTCTGGCAGCCCCATAATTTCACCATTACAGGACTGCAAaactgcatcaatagataaaatacATCCTTTAAAATATAAATGGTGAGATTGTAAAAAGTGTTTAGCTTTtacaaaatagaaataaaagtcaggtacaaacatagaaaaaaacAGACATGGCATGGGTGGGATCTAAAGTATTCTGATATTACAAATTCATTTGGTTGTATGTTCACTCAGTTTTGTTATAATGAATACAACTAGATTTATAAGAAAAAGATGCTCCAAACAGCCTGAAAATGAATGTGCTGTCTGCATGGCTCTACGAAATTCAAGTATTGATTAATCAGGGAAATCAAAATGAAAGGATTCATGATGCTTTTTGTAAATCTGATGCTAATTTTTAAATGAGTTTTCTCCTGGGTGTTTTTGAACCCAATCCCCTATGACCAAGGTTATAATTCAGTGTTTAACAAGTAATTTGGTCTCCACTTTAAGACCACTCGGAGTGGTGCCTACGAAGAAAATAGTTTGATTCAGGTTAATAGCTGGTGTGATTGTCTCTGTAGGATATCAGGCTATCTCAAATCTTAGAGATATAAATTTGTATTTCTTGCTGAGAGTCAGACTTTGACGATCGGCTTAGCAGTAAAATAGAAATAAAATCTTGGGTGTTGAAATTGCGTGATTTGAACTGAACAGTATGTGTACTCGGCAAAATGTTTAGCAAAGCTTACTTTCAtatcttgtaaatttcagtttaaCAGAAGAAAAGTAATGGATTCTGATGAAGAGGACGATTACTGAAAGTGAGCCTAATTTATAAACAACGAGGAGAATTGAAACCAGAGCATTGTGCTGACAGAGAATGGATGGATTAGTGTTTCCCCTGGTTTGCTGGAAGAATTATGTTATGGTTTGTATCGGTTGACAATGTGGTTCCTAATGCAGTTTATAATGCATGAATTGAACCTCTTGGCTAGTTGTGGAGATGTACTTCAAGATGGAAATTTTGAAAAGACTTGCAGAACTCAAACAATTTAAATTAAACTGCAATATTGTGGACTATCAAAAAGTTGTAAGATGTGGCTATTTATATAAACTGGTTTACGAATTATTGTGCATACCTGTTCAATGGGTTTTGTGTAAGGTTACTATGCGGAACAGCGGCAGCAGAAAACACAATTTTGGCCATGGTGTGTATCTTGCTGTGAATGAAAGATTTACCATTTCTGATTGGAGTTT is part of the Rhinoraja longicauda isolate Sanriku21f chromosome 6, sRhiLon1.1, whole genome shotgun sequence genome and harbors:
- the pdcd5 gene encoding programmed cell death protein 5; protein product: MMEDAEVEAIRRQRLSELKAQRGDAADDQQQQQESKQRETEMRNSILAQVLDQSARARLSNLALVKPEKAKSVENYLIQMAKFGQLGGKITESGLIEILEKVNQQMGKRTMVKFNRRKVMDSDEEDDY